AAAGATTAATCATTCGGTAGCGCGTTGGTGCTTTAACGATTTTGACATCGAAACACTTTGTTCAGAAGCTAAAAAAATAGGCATTACTGGTATTGATCTGGTGGGACCAAAAGACTGGCCGGTATTAAAAAAGCACAATCTTGTTTCGACTATGTGCAATGGTGCCGAATTAAATCTTGTGGACGGTTTCAACGATCAAAAATTTCATGGACAGCTAATTAAAAATTATACCGAAATGATTCCGCTGGTTGCTGAGGCGGGTTACAAAAACCTGATTTGCTTTAGTGGAAACACCAGAGGGAAAACCGATGAGGAAGGATGGAACAATTGTGTTCTTGGACTTCAAAAACTGATTCCACTGGCAGAAAAGCATAAAGTAACCCTGGTGATGGAATTGTTGAACAGTAAGATCAATCACAAAGATTATCAATGCAGCAAAACATACTGGGGAGTTGAACTGGCAAAACGAATCAACTCTGAAAATTTCAAACTGCTCTATGATATTTACCACATGCAGATTGACGAAGGGGATGTCATCCGAACCATTAGAGAAAATCATAAATACATTGCCCACTATCATACAGGCGGGGTTCCGGGGCGAAATGAAATTGATGAAACTCAGGAACTCAATTACAGCGCTATAATGAAAGCTATTGCTGAAACCGGTTTTACAGGTTTTGTGGGGCAGGAATTTATTCCGCTGCAAAAAGATAAAATAGCCTCTTTGAAAAAGGCAATTGCAATTTGTGATATTTAATTCAATATAAAAGTAACAATCATGATAAAGAGAAGAGATTTTATAATTAACAGCGGTTTGGCTTTGGGTGCATTGGCAATTGCTCCTTCCCTTGCGTTTTCGGCTAAGCCAAAAAGTATTGGACTTCAATTGTATACTTTGAGAACAGAATTTTCTAAAGATGTAAAAGGCGTTTTAGAACATGTGGCCAAATCGGGCTACAAAGAAGTAGAAACGTATGGATTCTCAGCTGACAAAGGTTTTTTTGGCACTTCTGCAAAAGATTTCAAAAAAATATTGGTTGATAACGGCCTTAAAGCGCCAAGCGGACATTATGATTTTAATTCTTTTATTAAAGATAATAATGCTGATTTTCTAAAAGCTTGTATTGAATGCGCTAATCAATTAGGAAGTGAGTATATAACTGTTCCCTGGCTGGATGAACAATTAAGGAGTGACTTAGACAGTTACAAACGAATTGCTCAAAAAATAAATGAGGCAGCCGTTTTATGCAAACAATCAGGATTAAAATTAGCCTATCATAATCATGATTTTGAATTTAAGAAGTTTGGAAATCAGACAGGGTATGATATTTTACTACAGGAAACAGATAAAAAACTGGTTGATTTTGAACTGGATTTATACTGGGTAGTTCGTTCAGGAAATGATCCTTTAGAAATGTTCAAAGCGAATCCAGGCCGATTTACGATGTGGCACGTAAAAGACATGGATAAATCCAAAGCAGAATGGAATACCGAAGTTGGCGAAGGAAGCATCGACTTTAAACCTATTTTTGCACTAGCTAAACTATCCGGAATGCAGCACTTTTTTGTGGAACAGGAAACGAATTACTCTCCAAATCCAACGGAATCTATAAAAACAAGCTGGGATTTTGTTTCTAAAAATTTAATTTAGGCAGAAGACATACAACTTCTTGAAACTATTTCGAAAAAGATATTTTTCTGAACTTTTCTTTGATTCCAAATAATTAAAAGCCTTTCAAAATCAACGACTTTGAAAGGCTTTTATGCAGAATAAATAATGTACCTAAATCTATTCCTTAATCAATTTTTCTACTTTGCTTCCTTTCTCAGTAGTAATTCTGATAAAGTAAAGACCGTTTGGTTTGTTCGAAATATCAAACTTAGTTGTATTGCTATTTTCGATTGAAGTTTGGAGCAGTCTTCCCTGAACATCGAACAATTCAATATATTTTAAAACGGTGTCACAGTTGATATTTACATTTCCTTTAGTTGGATTTGGATATACTGAAATACTTTTATCTTTTTTAAAATTATCATTTCCTAATGATTCGAAAACGGTTTCTGCCTTATTAGTTTCAATTGGGAAATTGTAATCAAAAAAGATATTGGCTGTTTTATCAACCTGATCACCTTTAAGAAGATCATCTGCGCTTTTTATTTTAAACAGAATATTTCCGTGACCTCCAACAGGATTTTTCTGTTTGGAAGTAGAACTAGCTGCCAAATGGATTTGTTCAAAAACAAATTCAACAATATTTCCGTGAATAACAGTCTTAGAAGAATGTGATGAATTTAATAATTGTAAAGAACTCAGATCATATTTACTTTGATCAACAGCTATTTTTACGACTATATTTTCTGCTTCATACGTTCCGGTATTTTCAAAATTGACAATGTAATGTAAATATTCGCCAATTGTATCTGGAGAAACGCTTTCGCCTTCAAGACACGTAATATCATTAGGATCAAATGAACCCACAACAGTTTGATGGTATGTAAAAGTATTATCAGCAGGTGATTCATCCCCGGCAACAGGTGTTATGGCAACTGTAAAGTTGAAGATATCACCATTATTTACCGCTGGAGTTTCCATCGGACTATTTACATTAAATTCAAGATCGATAGTACGGCTTTCAAAGGGAAGTAACCCATTGTAACTCCACTCAAAATTATTTACTGTTTCAATATCAACTGCCGGTGTAGCAGAAAGCAAATCCATTTTTGTATCATCAAAAGTCAATTTGATATTTCCTGAAAGCACCTGATTTCCTTTATTTTTATAGACAATTCTGTATGCCGAATCAAAGCCCGGTCTTGCAGGAGTAATTGGACTTATCACAATTTCTACATCGGGATGAACCCCATTTGCAGACAAACAAAAGCTTTGATAATTCGTATTATAGTTGTTATCTGTAAAATTGATTGTAGCTGATGCCGGTGAAATATTGAAAGCACCCGCATTTTCTATATTTGGAAATATATTATAAGTTCCTGCCTGCGTAAAGAATGTAGAAGTTCCGTCAGTATTGGTAAAAGCTGATCCAGTAGTTGTTCCGTCGTTTATATCGATTCTGATATTTGGATGCAAAGGATCATTAAGGTTACAGCCATTATTATTACCATCAAAGATTGTAGTTCCTACAACCGTATTGTGTTGTCCTCCGGGAGTGAAGCTGCAATAAGAATTAGCGACAGTTGCCGTCATTCCCATACTATTTAATTGTGATTGTACATTTGCAATTTGAGAATCATCTGCACAAATGTAAGTCAGACCCGGATTTCCGGAAAAATCAAGAGTTTCACTGCGTCCATTTTTTAGAAACAAATTAGTAAGCAAATTATTTGCACAGTACAAGCTGGAAAGATTATTTAAGGCACTTACATCGAGAGTTGCGATTTGATTACCATTACAAGCTACATTTTCAAGCGTTCGGCAATTGCTAACATCAAGATTGGTAAGCTGATTAAATCTAAAATCAATAGATCTTAAATTTGATAAAGCACTAATGTCAATATTCGTTAATTGATTGTTTCGGCATTCAATATCCAAAAGATTTGTCAGACCACTAAGATCAAGAGCAGTAAGCAGATTAATACTGCACCCTAAATGCAGTAATGAAGTTAAAGGGCTTAGATCAAGATTTACCAGTTCATTACCGCTGCAATATAGACTTTGAAGTTTTATAAGACCATTTAAATTAAGACTCGAAAGCTTGTTAGCCCCACATTGCAAATAAGTTAGGTTCGTTAAATTATTTACATCAAGAGTTGTCAGTTTGTTGTTGTTGCAACTAAATTCAGTCAGATTTGTAAAAGTATTTACATCCAGACTGGTTAATAAATTATTGCCACAATGAAATTTTGTAAGCTGGTTTAACCCACTTAAATCTAATGCTGTAAGTGCGTTGTAACTACAATTCAATGTTGTAAGATTTGGCATGGTCAAAACATTCAAAGTGCTTATAGTATTGTAGGAACAATCTAATTCTTTTATATTCACTAAACCAATCATATTAAGATTAGACAATTGATTGTGACCATAATTCAAATTTGTCAGCTGAGTCAGGCCAATCAAATCTAAACTCGTCAATAAATTATAAGAACAATCTAAAGTAGTAAGATTCGTTAATCCGTTTACAACCAGACTTGGAAGACGGTTTTTAGAACATTTTAATTGTTCCAGCAAAATTAAATTATTAACATCCAGTGAAGTAATTACATTTCCTAATGCTCCTATTACCCCATTATAACCGTAGTTAGAACAGTCTAGATATTTAAGCTTTGTTAAATTAGCTACAGCTAAAGACGTAATCTGGTTTCCAATTGAAGTTGTCGAAATATGATTCGAACAATCTAAATATTCCAGATTTGATAATCCGCTAATATCTAAATTGGCTAATAAGTTATTGTTACAATCCAGATACTTTAAATTAGGAACGCTGCTTAAATCGATACTGCTGATTTTGTTTATTCCAAAATTCAATGAAGTCAGATTCGTCAAATTAGTTAAATTCAGACTTGTCAATTTGTTATTACTACAGTTAAGTGACGCAAGATTGTTTAAACCATTTAAATTTAAACTTGTCAATAGACCGTTGGAACAGTTGATAGATTTAAGATTGGTCATTCCCGAACCGTTTACAGTAAAACTCGTAGTCTGATTGTTAAACATATTAATATTGGCAAGATTGTTAAATCCTGAAACATTTAATGTAATGCTTGCCGGAGATAAATTTAAATTCAGGTTTTCGATATTAGGAAAACCATTTAAAGTTAAATCTGAATTTGAACCTGTGTATT
The Flavobacterium flavigenum genome window above contains:
- a CDS encoding hydroxypyruvate isomerase family protein, whose amino-acid sequence is MSTTFNRRTAIKGILAGTVTLGVPADLFALAKPDEELKLDSMLKGKINHSVARWCFNDFDIETLCSEAKKIGITGIDLVGPKDWPVLKKHNLVSTMCNGAELNLVDGFNDQKFHGQLIKNYTEMIPLVAEAGYKNLICFSGNTRGKTDEEGWNNCVLGLQKLIPLAEKHKVTLVMELLNSKINHKDYQCSKTYWGVELAKRINSENFKLLYDIYHMQIDEGDVIRTIRENHKYIAHYHTGGVPGRNEIDETQELNYSAIMKAIAETGFTGFVGQEFIPLQKDKIASLKKAIAICDI
- a CDS encoding sugar phosphate isomerase/epimerase family protein; protein product: MIKRRDFIINSGLALGALAIAPSLAFSAKPKSIGLQLYTLRTEFSKDVKGVLEHVAKSGYKEVETYGFSADKGFFGTSAKDFKKILVDNGLKAPSGHYDFNSFIKDNNADFLKACIECANQLGSEYITVPWLDEQLRSDLDSYKRIAQKINEAAVLCKQSGLKLAYHNHDFEFKKFGNQTGYDILLQETDKKLVDFELDLYWVVRSGNDPLEMFKANPGRFTMWHVKDMDKSKAEWNTEVGEGSIDFKPIFALAKLSGMQHFFVEQETNYSPNPTESIKTSWDFVSKNLI
- a CDS encoding DUF7619 domain-containing protein gives rise to the protein MQRKILLFVLLLTTIVKAQNVNVPDANFKAKLLEANTTNSIALNSAGISIKIDTDDNGEIDSSEALAVYQLKVSNSGILNLTGISSFTNLKNLDCSSNILLNLDVTALTNLTQLNCTSNYLSTFNVSTLTNLVNLFLDQNQLTSLNVSGLNNLKILFCSNNKLISLNVNGANELKTLYCSNNQLTSIDLTGLTKLDLLLCETNKLANLNLSGLTSLKSLLCSYNNLASLNLNGLTNLDSLECNYNLLTSLDVSDLSKLTKLNCFYNQITNLDLSNTTLLTELSCGENHIATLNLNGLSNLKTLNCSYLPNNLVINGSNLTALKTFQYTGSNSDLTLNGFPNIENLNLNLSPASITLNVSGFNNLANINMFNNQTTSFTVNGSGMTNLKSINCSNGLLTSLNLNGLNNLASLNCSNNKLTSLNLTNLTNLTSLNFGINKISSIDLSSVPNLKYLDCNNNLLANLDISGLSNLEYLDCSNHISTTSIGNQITSLAVANLTKLKYLDCSNYGYNGVIGALGNVITSLDVNNLILLEQLKCSKNRLPSLVVNGLTNLTTLDCSYNLLTSLDLIGLTQLTNLNYGHNQLSNLNMIGLVNIKELDCSYNTISTLNVLTMPNLTTLNCSYNALTALDLSGLNQLTKFHCGNNLLTSLDVNTFTNLTEFSCNNNKLTTLDVNNLTNLTYLQCGANKLSSLNLNGLIKLQSLYCSGNELVNLDLSPLTSLLHLGCSINLLTALDLSGLTNLLDIECRNNQLTNIDISALSNLRSIDFRFNQLTNLDVSNCRTLENVACNGNQIATLDVSALNNLSSLYCANNLLTNLFLKNGRSETLDFSGNPGLTYICADDSQIANVQSQLNSMGMTATVANSYCSFTPGGQHNTVVGTTIFDGNNNGCNLNDPLHPNIRIDINDGTTTGSAFTNTDGTSTFFTQAGTYNIFPNIENAGAFNISPASATINFTDNNYNTNYQSFCLSANGVHPDVEIVISPITPARPGFDSAYRIVYKNKGNQVLSGNIKLTFDDTKMDLLSATPAVDIETVNNFEWSYNGLLPFESRTIDLEFNVNSPMETPAVNNGDIFNFTVAITPVAGDESPADNTFTYHQTVVGSFDPNDITCLEGESVSPDTIGEYLHYIVNFENTGTYEAENIVVKIAVDQSKYDLSSLQLLNSSHSSKTVIHGNIVEFVFEQIHLAASSTSKQKNPVGGHGNILFKIKSADDLLKGDQVDKTANIFFDYNFPIETNKAETVFESLGNDNFKKDKSISVYPNPTKGNVNINCDTVLKYIELFDVQGRLLQTSIENSNTTKFDISNKPNGLYFIRITTEKGSKVEKLIKE